A single genomic interval of Lathyrus oleraceus cultivar Zhongwan6 chromosome 7, CAAS_Psat_ZW6_1.0, whole genome shotgun sequence harbors:
- the LOC127100398 gene encoding myosin-binding protein 2: protein MAANKFATMLHRNTNKITLVLVYAILEWILIIFLLLNSLFSYLIIKFADYFGLKRPCMWCVRIDHILESGKNMNPCRDLVCEAHAVEISKLGFCSNHHKLAESDDMCEACSVSVSFLSKPNYVELSQSIDFYPWMKEIDRIEGADGKVVEKDEEGLRCSCCGVNFDNRFYPPCIVMNPSVNILEDLGYEQNSEKVNLIKEDVFVSEADRRSDHSRSDFSVVHRENQEKIEEKSGVHLLFEVEENCACSVCDGVKETMVDDLYKLEIGLEKGKETAEEERLKLIVPKPKDDDDVDEVCDLSGVEVEKIEKLEEIQTKHLDFFIHGDDCRLIPVELVESGATENGNQSRYNKGVDEGFRDNEDFILDFDMNNTDAEAEPLIENWRISGDIVAEFSCQEKKKFYRVNKVESGLQVEQNLEQNYQDVRFAQTDEDLTKDDNVEVNIERMMHGDGELGSYVSLASEDASQTHSEELEAEVSIGTEIPDQDHVDEYQGQDTLSETNQRMQDDSSTSSVRFYVQHDSGHDKGEDEFVEFNTMSLEVRMPTSSNHIPSSFELNENEEEKFSDTPTSLENLHQLHKKLLFLERKESGTEDSLDGSVISDIECGEVTFEKLKSALKSERKALKTLYAELEEERNASAIAANQTMAMINRLQEEKAAMQMEALQYQRMMDEQSEYDQEAMQLLNDLMLKREKEKHEVEKELEVYRKKVHEYEVREKILRRDSSIRSRTSSLSCSNAEDSDGLSIDLNHETKEENGFHSNHQECSSNQNTPVEAVLYLEESLSSFEEERLSILEQLKVLEEKLIILNYEEDHCFDDDTTSIEHLREENGNGYHDGDHDHDDHQGQVNGFVNGNGKHHQGRKITAIKAKRLLPLFDAISTETEEVELSGDENENENELDFSQLQKISSEKANLDKKKVGLEEEVDHVYERLQVLEADREFLKHCIGSLRKGDKGLDLLQEILQHLRDLRNVELRVKNTGDLAV from the exons ATGGCTGCCAACAAGTTTGCAACCATGTTACACAGAAACACCAACAAAATCACCCTTGTTCTTGTCTATGCAATCCTCGAATGGATTCTCATAATTTTCCTTCTTCTAAATTCTCTTTTTTCATATTTGATCATAAAGTTTGCTGATTATTTTGGTCTCAAAAGACCCTGCATGTGGTGTGTTAGAATTGATCATATCTTAGAGTCTGGAAAAAACATGAACCCTTGTCGAGATCTTGTGTGTGAAGCTCATGCTGTTGAGATTTCAAAATTGGGTTTTTGTTCAAATCATCATAAACTTGCTGAATCAGATGATATGTGTGAGGCTTGTTCAGTTTCAGTTTCGTTTTTGTCCAAACCGAATTATGTTGAGTTGTCTCAAAGTATTGATTTTTATCCATGGATGAAGGAGATAGATAGAATTGAAGGGGCTGATGGGAAGGTTGTTGAGAAAGATGAAGAGGGTTTAAGGTGTTCTTGCTGTGGTGTTAACTTTGATAACAGATTCTACCCTCCTTGTATTGTGATGAACCCTTCTGTGAACATTTTGGAAGATTTGGGTTATGAACAGAACTCAGAGAAGGTGAATTTGATCAAAGAAGATGTGTTTGTTTCAGAAGCTGATCGTCGTTCAGATCATAGCAGATCAGATTTTTCAGTTGTTCATCGTGAAAATCAAGAGAAGATTGAAGAAAAAAGTGGAGTTCATTTGTTGTTTGAGGTTGAGGAGAATTGTGCTTGTTCTGTTTGTGATGGTGTCAAGGAAACTATGGTTGATGATCTGTACAAGCTTGAAATTGGTTTAGAGAAAGGGAAAGAAACCGCGGAAGAGGAAAGGTTGAAATTGATTGTTCCAAAGCCTaaggatgatgatgatgttgatgaagTTTGTGATTTGAGTGGTGTTGAAGTTGAGAAAATTGAGAAACTTGAGGAAATTCAAACGAAACATCTTGATTTTTTCATTCATGGTGATGATTGCAGATTGATTCCTGTTGAATTGGTTGAATCCGGTGCCACAGAAAATGGAAATCAAAGTAGATATAACAAGGGGGTGGATGAAGGGTTTAGAGATAATGAAGATTTTATTCTCGACTTCGATATGAATAACACCGATGCAGAAGCTGAACCGTTAATTGAGAATTGGCGCATTTCGGGTGATATTGTGGCAGAATTTTCATGTCAAGAGAAGAAAAAATTCTACAGGGTCAATAAGGTTGAATCAGGGTTACAAGTAGAACAAAATTTGGAGCAGAATTATCAAGATGTAAGATTCGCTCAGACAGATGAAGACTTGACCAAAGATGATAATGTTGAAGTAAACATAGAGAGAATGATGCATGGAGATGGAGAACTAGGTTCATATGTTTCTCTAG CTTCGGAAGATGCATCACAAACTCATAGTGAGGAACTTGAAGCAGAAGTTTCAATTGGGACTGAAATTCCTGATCAAGATCATGTGGATGAGTATCAAGGCCAAGATACACTTTCCGAAACAAATCAAAGAATGCAAGACGATTCATCTACTAGCTCAGTTAGATTTTATGTTCAACATGATAGTG GTCATGACAAAGGCGAAGACGAGTTTGTAGAGTTTAACACCATGTCACTTGAAGTGAGAATGCCAACATCAAGTAACCATATACCATCATCTTTTGAGCTTAATGAGAATGAGGAGGAAAAGTTTTCCGACACACCGACGTCTCTTGAGAATCTTCATCAACTACACAAGAAACTACTTTTTCTGGAGAGGAAAGAGTCAGGAACAGAAGATTCATTGGACGGAAGTGTAATAAGCGACATAGAATGCGGCGAGGTGACATTTGAGAAGTTAAAATCGGCGTTGAAATCGGAAAGGAAGGCTTTGAAAACATTATACGCAGAACTAGAGGAAGAAAGAAATGCGTCTGCCATAGCCGCCAATCAAACAATGGCAATGATTAATAGACTTCAAGAAGAGAAAGCAGCAATGCAGATGGAAGCTTTGCAGTATCAACGAATGATGGACGAACAATCCGAGTACGATCAAGAGGCTATGCAGCTTTTGAATGATCTTATGTTAAAGAGGGAAAAAGAGAAGCATGAGGTGGAAAAGGAGCTTGAAGTGTATAGAAAAAAGGTTCATGAATATGAGGTACGAGAAAAGATATTGAGAAGAGATAGTAGCATAAGAAGCCGAACTTCATCTCTTTCTTGTAGTAATGCTGAAGATAGCGATGGACTGTCCATTGATTTAAATCACGAAACAAAGGAAGAAAATGGTTTTCACAGCAATCATCAAGAATGCAGCAGCAACCAGAACACTCCGGTAGAAGCTGTCTTATATTTGGAAGAATCATTATCAAGTTTTGAGGAAGAGAGGTTATCGATACTCGAACAGCTTAAAGTATTGGAAGAAAAGCTAATTATCTTGAATTATGAAGAAGACCACTGCTTTGACGATGATACTACATCGATAGAACATCTTCGTGAAGAAAACGGAAACGGATATCACGATGGCGATCATGACCATGATGATCACCAAGGTCAGGTAAATGGATTTGTAAACGGTAATGGAAAGCATCATCAAGGGAGAAAAATCACGGCCATAAAAGCCAAAAGACTTCTTCCACTTTTCGATGCAATCAGTACAGAAACAGAAGAAGTAGAGTTGAGTGgagatgaaaatgaaaatgaaaatgaattagACTTTTCACAGTTGCAAAAAATTTCTTCTGAAAAGGCGAATTTGGATAAGAAAAAGGTTGGTTTAGAAGAGGAAGTGGATCATGTTTACGAGAGACTACAGGTGTTGGAGGCAGATAGAGAGTTTCTAAAGCATTGTATCGGTTCATTGAGAAAAGGCGATAAAGGGTTAGATCTTCTACAAGAAATTTTACAGCATCTACGCGATCTGAGGAATGTCGAACTCAGAGTCAAGAACACCGGAGATCTTGCAGTGTAA